A stretch of Henckelia pumila isolate YLH828 chromosome 4, ASM3356847v2, whole genome shotgun sequence DNA encodes these proteins:
- the LOC140866837 gene encoding basic blue protein-like, whose protein sequence is MGEGRRSALLILAVVVMVLTAEATTYTVGDSGGWSYFVSGWPQGKHFVAGDSLVFNYNPSFHNVVKVSGGGYNGCTTPSGSKVYQSGKDRITLAKGENYFICSIPGHCEAMMKIAVNAA, encoded by the exons atGGGTGAGGGAAGACGCAGTGCATTACTGATCCTTGCTGTGGTGGTGATGGTGCTTACGGCGGAAGCCACCACATACACCGTGGGAGATAGCGGCGGTTGGAGCTACTTCGTGTCTGGGTGGCCCCAAGGCAAACACTTCGTTGCTGGTGATTCACTGG TGTTCAACTACAATCCAAGCTTCCACAATGTGGTGAAAGTGAGCGGAGGCGGGTACAACGGGTGCACGACGCCTTCTGGCTCCAAAGTTTATCAATCGGGGAAAGATCGGATCACACTAGCCAAAGGCGAAAACTATTTCATATGCAGTATTCCGGGGCATTGCGAAGCTATGATGAAGATTGCCGTGAATGCTGCCTAA
- the LOC140865430 gene encoding probable plastid-lipid-associated protein 4, chloroplastic, whose protein sequence is MALSTIPAPPPSLTAQPSAAAPVPKLLYFPTALLNSIPNSSSAVLSTPAARHKWRTNVSFFSGFLKNNKKKNAKEIKEELLEAIEPLDRGAEATPQDQETIEQIVCKLEAANPTKEPLKSGLLDGKWELIYTTSQSILQTKRPKFLRSRVNYQAINVDTLRAQNMETGPFFNQVTADLTPVNPKKVAVKFDSFKLGGLIPVKAPDRARGALEITYLDDELRISRGDKGNLFILKMVDPSYRIPS, encoded by the exons ATGGCCTTATCCACAATCCCTGCTCCACCGCCGTCACTCACCGCTCAGCCCTCCGCCGCCGCTCCAGTACCCAAGCTCCTCTATTTTCCGACAGCCCTGCTGAATTCCATACCCAACTCCTCCTCCGCCGTTCTCAGTACCCCAGCGGCTCGCCATAAGTGGAGGACCAATGTCTCCTTCTTCTCTGGTTTCTTGAAAAACAACAAGAAGAAGAATGCCAAGGAGATTAAAGAAGAGCTTCTTGAGGCCATCGAACCCCTCGATCGTGGTGCTGAGGCCACACCCCAAGACCAGGAAACCATTGAGCAG ATAGTTTGCAAACTAGAAGCAGCTAATCCAACGAAAGAACCACTGAAGTCTGGTTTGCTCGATGGGAAATGGGAACTTATTTATACAACTTCTCAGTCAATTTTGCAAACCAAG AGGCCCAAGTTTTTAAGATCTAGAGTAAACTATCAAGCAATTAATGTTGATACTCTTCGGGCGCAAAATATGGAAACAGGGCCATTCTTCAATCAG GTCACAGCAGATTTAACACCTGTAAATCCGAAGAAGGTGGCCGTCAAATTCGACTCTTTCAAGCTAGGCGGTCTC ATACCTGTCAAAGCTCCTGATCGAGCTCGAGGAGCGCTGGAAATCACGTACTTGGATGATGAGTTGAG AATATCGAGAGGCGACAAGGGAAATCTCTTCATCTTGAAAATGGTTGATCCCTCCTACAGAATACCCTCTTGA